GGTGCTTTCCTTTGTGAATTATATCAAAGCGAATCACAGCTTGAGCAATTCGTCGAACACCATGCGCGCAGCAACATATCACCACCACTACGCAGCAGCCCAGGCTGCAATAGTATGTTGTATGTACCTTGGAGTGGTAGAGATCCGTGTCGTTGATGGCAAGTAGCTCGGCGCGCTTGCAGCCGGCGTCGAAGCCGtggcgcacggcgacggcgccgaggaAGACGCCGAGCCCGAACAGCGGCCGGTCGGGCACCTGCAGCGTGGCGCGGGACATCCTCATGGAGTCGAGGTGCAGCACGGCGCCGCCTGGCCACGGGCGGACGACGCCCTGGGCGCGGcccagctccacctcctccgtctccccctccccgccgctgccgccgccgcggcgcgccgcggtgACGCGGAAGAAGGGGCCGAGCGTGGTGAGGCGCACGCGCAGGCCCTGCGCGCGCGACGCAGACATGATGTCCGCCATGGTAGGGAAGACGACGgcagcgcgcgcggcggggctcgccgccggcgtgggcggcgcgggcgcggccatGGAGAGAGATAAGGGGTTGGGGTGGAGCGTGGACACGTGGCGAGCGATGAGCTGAAGATATTTGGGTGAGGGCTGCGGCTGGCTGGCTGCTGCGGTGGTGGGTTCAGCAGCGCCGCGCGAAAGAAATCGAGTATTTCTTTttcgaagaaaaaaattgttctaCTACCTTCTTaagatataaaaaataaaaaagaaaatctttctTATGCATTTCCCTGGTATAAAATGTTTTTGGCTATGAATTGGTCGTATCAGCCCTAAAACAAACAAAGGCCTTCACTAAAGCCACGCAAAAAAGGggaatttaattatttatcacTTTTACATTTCACAATTATTCAAAC
The sequence above is drawn from the Oryza glaberrima chromosome 10, OglaRS2, whole genome shotgun sequence genome and encodes:
- the LOC127786216 gene encoding uncharacterized protein LOC127786216, coding for MAAPAPPTPAASPAARAAVVFPTMADIMSASRAQGLRVRLTTLGPFFRVTAARRGGGSGGEGETEEVELGRAQGVVRPWPGGAVLHLDSMRMSRATLQVPDRPLFGLGVFLGAVAVRHGFDAGCKRAELLAINDTDLYHSKLVRFYSRMGFKTVHEVDGSSMIDLAHMLVWGGRGTRMDADIEQLLIKWSKRFRSQD